Proteins encoded together in one Dermacentor variabilis isolate Ectoservices chromosome 2, ASM5094787v1, whole genome shotgun sequence window:
- the eIF1 gene encoding eukaryotic translation initiation factor eIF1 yields MSAGIQNLKTFDPFADAIRGDEQGVQDGLIHVRIQQRNGRKTLTTVQGISDDYDKKKIVRACKKEFACNGTVVEHPEYGEVMQLQGDQRNNICQFLTRIGIAKPEQLKVHGF; encoded by the exons ACCCCTTCGCGGATGCCATCAGGGGTGATGAGCAAGGTGTCCAGGACGGTCTAATCCACGTTCGTATCCAGCAGCGCAACGGTCGAAAGACCCTCACGACTGTGCAGGGCATATCAGATGACTATGACAAGAAGAAAATCGTGAGGGCCTGCAAAAAG GAGTTTGCCTGCAATGGCACTGTGGTGGAGCATCCAGAGTATGGCGAAGTCATGCAGCTGCAAGGAGACCAGCGCAACAACATCTGCCAGTTCCTGACCCGCATCGGCATTGCCAAGCCCGAGCAGCTCAAGGTGCACGGCTTCTGA